CGACGTTGATAGGTTGGGTGTGTAAGCGCTGTGAGGCGTTGAGCTAACCAATACTAATTGCCCGTGAGGCTTGACCATATAACACCCAAGCAATTTGACTGCTCCTGAATAAAGAGCAGAGCCAGATTGCGGTGTGTGAAGACGAAAGAACCGAAAGTTCGATCTTGCAAAACACCGAAACCTATCCCATACCCAATTTGCTGAAGCGAGGCCATCCGGTCACGAGTCAGTACCCGAATTTCTTGACGACCATAGAGCGTTGGAACCACCTGATCCCATCCCGAACTCAGAAGTGAAACGATGCATCGCCGATGGTAGTGTGGGGTTTCCCCATGTGAGAGTAGGTCATCGTCAAGATTAAATTCCGAAACCCCAATTGCGAAAGCAGTTGGGGTTTTGTTTTGCCCGCAGGAAAGTTCGTACAGCATTCTCAGACGCCTTGCGGCTGCCCTTACCAACCGACAATGCTAAGGTTCAGCCCTAGCTTTTGTATTTTTCCAAGGAAGCCTCATGCCGGACACACAGTCCCTCAACGCTGCATTCATGGTCGTTCAGAGCAATAGCCTGGACGAACTACGCAGCCTTGTGATCAGCATCATGCGGCGTTATCCGCTGGCTCCTCTGGAAAACGAAATTGCGCTCGTACAGAGCAACGGCATCGCCCAATGGCTCAAGCTGGCTTTAGCCGAGGATCCTGAGGAGGATGACCTTGGCGGCTGCGGTATTGCTGCCGCAATTGATGTGCAATTGCCGGGCAGTTTCATGTGGCAGCTTTACCGCATGGTTCTTGGACGAGATGAGATCCCGGCCAAATCCTTGCTCGACAAAGCCCCCCTGACATGGAGACTGATGCGCCTGTTACCGCAGGTCATCAATCTGCCGCATTTCGAACCCCTGCAACGTTTCCTGACCCACGACAGTGATTTGCGCAAGCGCTACCAGTTGTCTGAGCGTCTGGCTGATCTATTCGATCAGTATCAGGTGTACCGTGCCGACTGGCTGGAGGATTGGGCCGAGGGGCGTCATCAGCTACGAAATGTCAGAGGCGAAATAAAACCACTGCCCATCACCAGTTGCTGGCAGGCGGAGTTGTGGCGCGCATTGCTTGAGGATGTCGGTAAACAAGGTATGGCTCAAAGCCGTGCAGGCGTGCACCAGCGATTCATTGAATGCATCAACAACCTTGAAAAAGCACCGACAGGCTTGCCGTCACGGGTAATCGTTTTCGGAATTTCCTCACTGCCTGCGCAAGTACTCGAAGCATTGGCAGGGCTGGCCCGTTTCAGCCAGGTCCTGCTCTGCGTACACAATCCTTGCCGTTATCATTGGGCCGATATCGTTGCCGACAAGGATCTGTTGCGTCATCAATACAAGCGTCAGGCTCGCAAGAGCGGCATGCCCGTAGTGCTGGATCCGGAGTCACTGCATCAACACGCCCATCCGCTGCTTGCTGCCTGGGGCAAGCAAGGTCGTGACTACATCAATCTGCTCGACAGCTATGACGACCCCGGCAGCTATCGCGCGGCATTTCGCAATGGTCGTATCGATCTGTTCAGTGAAACAATTCCGCAAAACATGCTCAATCAACTGCAGGACGACATTCTGGAGTTGCGCCCGCTCAGCGAGACGCGTGAGCTCTGGCCTGAGATAGATCTGAAGCAGGATCTATCGATTCGATTCCACATTGCCCATAGTGCACAACGTGAAGTCGAGATTCTCCACGATCAGCTCCTGGCTCGATTCAGCGCCAATCCCGATCTTCGCCCCCGCGATGTGATTGTGATGGTGCCCGACATCGACAGTTATGCGCCGCATGTCCGTGCGGTGTTCGGGCAACTGGATCGTCATGATCCACGGTTTATTCCTTTCACGCTGGCCGACCAGGGGCAACGCGGTCGCGATCCATTACTGATCGCTGTCGAACATCTGCTTAAACTGCCCGACAGTCGTTTCCCCGTCAGTGAAATTCTCGACTTGCTCGATGTGCCGGCGTTACGCGCACGGTTCGGTGTGGAGGAACGGGATTTGCCGACTCTGCATCGCTGGATCGAAGGCGCCGGTGTGCGTTGGGGGATGGACGCTGACCAGCGCGCCGGACTGGGATTGCCAAATGAACTGGAGCAGAACAGCTGGCGTTTCGGCCTGAGGCGGATGCTCCTCGGATATGCGGTTGGCGATTCCAGTGCCTGTGCAGGTATTGAGCCATACGACGAAATTGGCGGCCTCGATGCCGCGCTGATCGGTCCTCTGTCCGCCTTGCTGGATGCCTTGGAGTACTCGCACCAGCAATTGCTCAAGCCTGCGAAACCTCAAGAGTGGGGGAGTCGGTTACAGGTACTGATGCAGTTGTTTTTCAAAGCGAGCAATGAGCATGACGACTACTTGCTGACTCAACTTGAGGAGCTGCGCGAGACATGGCTGGAGACCTGTGAATCTGTCGGACTGGAAGACGAATTACCGCTGACCGTTGTTCGCGAGGCGTGGCTGGCCGGGCTGGATCAGGGGCGTTTGTCCCAACGCTTCCTGGCCGGCGCGGTGAATTTCTGTACCTTGATGCCGATGCGGGCAATCCCGTTCAAGCTGGTTTGTCTGCTGGGCATGAACGACGGCGATTATCCTCGGGCACAACCACCGCTGGACTTCGACTTGATGGGCAGCGATTACCGGCCGGGAGATCGCTCCCGTCGTGAGGATGATCGCTATCTATTGCTCGAAGCACTGCTGTCTGCTCGCCATCAGCTCTACATCAGTTGGGTTGGGCGCAGCATTCGTGACAACAGTGAACGGCCACCCTCGGTGCTGATCGGTCAGTTGCGCGATCATCTCGCCAATGGTTGGCGAACGACTGCTGAAAACGCGGATCTGTTGCATGCCATGACCCAGGAACACCCGCTGCAGCCTTTCAGTTCACGTTACTTCCATGACGGTGATGAGCTGTTCAGCTATGCCAATGAATGGCAGGTGCTGCATCAACGTCATGAGCCTGCCGAAATGAAAGGAATGCTTGAACCCCATATCCAGGAGGAGCCGCTCGGCCTTGCACTGTTGCAGGATTTCCTGCGCAACCCGGTTCGACACTTTTTCACTCAACGCTTGAAGGTTTACTTCGAAGCGGCACAGGTACCTCAAGTCGATGAAGAGCCCTTTGTGCTGGATGCCTTGCAGCGATACACCCTCAGCAGCAGCTTGCTCGACGCGGCCTTGAGATATCCGGAGAGTGTTGATCAGGCGCTTGAGGCTCAGGCTCGGCGCCTGCAAAACAGCGGGCTGCTGCCCATGGCGGGATTTGGTGAGTGCCTGCAGCGAGAGTTGATCGAACCGCTTCCTGATTTGCTGCAACGCTATCAACAACTGCTGACGCTTTGGCCTACTCCGCTGACCAGTGCGATCCCGATCAATCTTGAATGGCAGGGATTACGTCTGGAAGGATGGCTTGGAGGTTTGCATCAGCGCGCCGATGGCGGTGTGCTGTCGGTGACGACGATTCCCAACAGCATCGGCTCGGTCAAAAACCGTAAATGGCACCGTCTGATCAAACCGTGGGTCGATCATCTGGTCGCTTGTGCGAGTGGGCTTTCCTTGACCACAGCACTGGTCGCCAGCGACGACACTCTCTTGCTTGAACCGATGGAACAGGATCGGTCATGGCGGATACTCGAAGATCTGCTGCTCGCCTGGCAGGCAGGAATGCGCCAGCCACTTCCGGTTGCGGTTAAAACCGCTTTTGCATGGCTGGGCCAGAGCGACCCGCTGAAGGCTGAAGCCGCTGCACGCAAAGCCTATGAAGGTGATGGCCAGACCAGCGAAGGCGAGAGACGCGAAAGCCCCGCATTGGCGCGGCAGTTCCCGGATTACGATGCTTTGCTGGTCGAGGAGACATTCCCCGATTGGTGTAACGCTCTATACCGCCCGGTGCTCGAAGCCCCCTGGCAATCATTGGCCAGCGAGGGGGGACGTTCATGAGTACACAGCAGCCACTTGCCCTGGCGTTTCCATTGAAGGGCAGTCAACTGATCGAGGCCAGCGCGGGTACTGGCAAGACGTTCACCATCTCCGCGTTGTATCTGCGCTTGATCCTTGGTCATGGAGGCGAAGCGAGTGGCTTCGGTCGCGAGCTGCTGCCACCGCAGATTCTGGTGGTGACCTTCACCGACGCAGCAACCAAGGAGTTGCGCGAGCGCATTCGCACACGTCTGGCCGAGGCCGCACGCTTCTTTCGTGACGAGACGCCGCCTCCTGATACGTTGATCGATGAGCTTCGCGCGCAGTTCGAGCCTCAACAATGGCCCGGTTGTGCCAACCGCCTGGACATCGCCGCGCAATGGATGGACGAGGCTGCCGTCTCGACGATCCATAGCTGGTGTCAGCGAATGCTGCGCGAACACGCATTCGACAGCGGCAGTCTGTTTACCCAGTCTCTGGAAACCGATCACAGCGATCTGCTCGACGAAGTGCTCCGCGATTACTGGCGCCTGTTCTGCTATCCGATGCAGGGTGATGCCCTGAATTGGGTTCGTACTAACTGGGGAGGTCCGGCCGCCCTGTTGTCTCGTGTACGTGCTCTCTTCGGCACTGAACGTGACGGCAAGGAAGGCAGATCTCCGGCCGAGATGATCGATGAGTGCCTGCAGGAACGCCGCGCAGCATTGGTTGAATTGAAGAAGCCCTGGCAGCAGTGGGCGGATGAGTTGCTCGCCATTTGTCATCAGGGAGTTGCCAGCAAGACAGTCGACGGGCGCAAGATGCAGGCCCGCTACTTCGAGCCCTGGTTCGAGAAGCTCAAGGCCTGGGCGGAAGACGAGTCACTGGAACAACTGGATATCGGTACCGGATTTACCCGGCTGACGCCGGACGGCATGGCCGAGGCCTGGAAAGGTGAGCCCCCGAGTCATCCGGGACTGGACGCGATGTCGAGGCTCAAGTCGAGTATCGACGGGTTGCCGACGCCTGACGCGGCCGTGTTGCAGCACGCCGCCAAATGGGTGGGCGAGCGCTTTGAAGAAGAAAAGCGCCGGCGTGCCGAAATGGGCTTCGATGACATGCTGCTGCGCCTTGACGCAGCCTTGCAATCCGAAGGCGGCGAACGCCTCGCCACGCTTATTCGCGAGCAGTTTCCGGTCGCTTTGATCGACGAATTCCAGGACACGGATCCGGTGCAGTACCGGATCTTCGAGAACATCTATCGCATCGAGGAAAACAATCCCGAAACCGGACTGTTTCTGATCGGAGATCCCAAGCAAGCGATCTATGCCTTCCGTGGCGCGGACATCTACACCTACCTGCGCGCGCGAATAGCCACCGCAGGGCGACTGCATACGCTGGGTACGAATTTCCGCTCCAGCCACGGGATGGTCCGCGCAGTAAACGAGGTGTTCGAGCGCGCCGAGTCCCGTGAACAGGGACGCGGTGCGTTTCTGTTTCGAGAGAAAGACGGTGACAACCCGGTGCCGTTTCAACCTGTGGATGCTCAGGGACGCAAGGAGCATTTACAGATCTCCGGGCAAGA
This genomic window from Pseudomonas kribbensis contains:
- the recC gene encoding exodeoxyribonuclease V subunit gamma, whose protein sequence is MPDTQSLNAAFMVVQSNSLDELRSLVISIMRRYPLAPLENEIALVQSNGIAQWLKLALAEDPEEDDLGGCGIAAAIDVQLPGSFMWQLYRMVLGRDEIPAKSLLDKAPLTWRLMRLLPQVINLPHFEPLQRFLTHDSDLRKRYQLSERLADLFDQYQVYRADWLEDWAEGRHQLRNVRGEIKPLPITSCWQAELWRALLEDVGKQGMAQSRAGVHQRFIECINNLEKAPTGLPSRVIVFGISSLPAQVLEALAGLARFSQVLLCVHNPCRYHWADIVADKDLLRHQYKRQARKSGMPVVLDPESLHQHAHPLLAAWGKQGRDYINLLDSYDDPGSYRAAFRNGRIDLFSETIPQNMLNQLQDDILELRPLSETRELWPEIDLKQDLSIRFHIAHSAQREVEILHDQLLARFSANPDLRPRDVIVMVPDIDSYAPHVRAVFGQLDRHDPRFIPFTLADQGQRGRDPLLIAVEHLLKLPDSRFPVSEILDLLDVPALRARFGVEERDLPTLHRWIEGAGVRWGMDADQRAGLGLPNELEQNSWRFGLRRMLLGYAVGDSSACAGIEPYDEIGGLDAALIGPLSALLDALEYSHQQLLKPAKPQEWGSRLQVLMQLFFKASNEHDDYLLTQLEELRETWLETCESVGLEDELPLTVVREAWLAGLDQGRLSQRFLAGAVNFCTLMPMRAIPFKLVCLLGMNDGDYPRAQPPLDFDLMGSDYRPGDRSRREDDRYLLLEALLSARHQLYISWVGRSIRDNSERPPSVLIGQLRDHLANGWRTTAENADLLHAMTQEHPLQPFSSRYFHDGDELFSYANEWQVLHQRHEPAEMKGMLEPHIQEEPLGLALLQDFLRNPVRHFFTQRLKVYFEAAQVPQVDEEPFVLDALQRYTLSSSLLDAALRYPESVDQALEAQARRLQNSGLLPMAGFGECLQRELIEPLPDLLQRYQQLLTLWPTPLTSAIPINLEWQGLRLEGWLGGLHQRADGGVLSVTTIPNSIGSVKNRKWHRLIKPWVDHLVACASGLSLTTALVASDDTLLLEPMEQDRSWRILEDLLLAWQAGMRQPLPVAVKTAFAWLGQSDPLKAEAAARKAYEGDGQTSEGERRESPALARQFPDYDALLVEETFPDWCNALYRPVLEAPWQSLASEGGRS